Proteins encoded within one genomic window of Brachybacterium avium:
- a CDS encoding helix-turn-helix transcriptional regulator, which yields MSDVTRRALRLLALLQSRTVWSGPELAGELGVTVRTVRRDVDRLRAMGYPVLTSAGHGGGYQLGAGQELPPLLLGAHEAVAVAVGLRLTASSGIEGLDVEALRALAALDRILPPEVRAEVSAVTGALGVVARPLPSARAEVLLALATAVRDRRRIRVDYEKPDGERGERRLEPYRVLSVESRWYLFAWDLQREDWRTFRLDRMHEVHASTFAITERPTPDIEATVRESITVGGYRTAITVRILAPLAEIAPQVPARAGTVTTDGPDACILRAGADELHWVVMHLAWVGAPIEVIDPPELLGVIERLGQWAGSVRTAPDR from the coding sequence ATGAGCGATGTGACCCGAAGAGCCCTGCGGCTGCTCGCGCTGCTGCAGTCGCGCACCGTGTGGAGCGGCCCCGAGCTGGCCGGCGAGCTCGGGGTGACCGTGCGGACGGTGCGGCGGGATGTGGACCGCCTGCGTGCGATGGGCTATCCGGTGCTGACCTCCGCGGGGCACGGCGGCGGATACCAGCTGGGTGCGGGGCAGGAGCTGCCGCCGCTGCTGCTGGGCGCGCATGAGGCGGTCGCCGTGGCCGTCGGGCTGCGGCTGACGGCCTCCTCCGGGATCGAGGGCCTGGACGTCGAGGCCCTGCGGGCGCTGGCCGCACTGGATCGGATCCTGCCGCCGGAGGTGCGGGCGGAGGTCTCCGCAGTCACGGGCGCCCTGGGGGTGGTCGCTCGCCCCCTGCCCTCCGCCCGGGCGGAGGTGCTGCTGGCCCTGGCCACGGCGGTGCGTGATCGACGACGGATCCGGGTGGATTACGAGAAGCCGGACGGCGAACGCGGCGAGCGCCGACTGGAGCCCTACCGGGTGCTGTCGGTCGAGAGTCGCTGGTATCTGTTCGCCTGGGATCTGCAGCGCGAGGACTGGCGCACCTTCCGACTGGACCGGATGCATGAGGTGCACGCCTCGACCTTCGCCATCACCGAGCGTCCTACCCCGGACATCGAGGCGACCGTGCGCGAATCGATCACGGTGGGCGGGTATCGCACGGCGATCACGGTGCGGATCCTCGCCCCGCTGGCGGAGATCGCCCCGCAGGTGCCGGCTCGGGCCGGCACGGTCACGACCGACGGGCCGGATGCCTGCATCCTGCGTGCCGGTGCTGATGAGCTGCACTGGGTGGTGATGCATCTGGCCTGGGTCGGTGCCCCGATCGAGGTGATCGATCCTCCCGAGCTGCTGGGCGTGATCGAGCGGCTGGGGCAGTGGGCCGGCTCGGTGCGGACAGCGCCGGACCGGTAG
- a CDS encoding DUF664 domain-containing protein — protein sequence MPFLTAETTDERDSLATFAQQQIEQIATTLHGLDREQLAQIPSASGMSLGALARHVLLVVERASGTITAAPEAPPAPARAPQQLQAEGTIAPDALRAEDTADSLSTELHRAGKELAAAIHAAAPETRGPVPGQPWFEGRQTWTMRWYALHLIEENARHAGHADILRESLDGKGAYELNALVAGQTWPPPGW from the coding sequence ATGCCCTTCCTGACCGCAGAGACCACCGACGAGCGCGACAGCCTCGCCACCTTCGCCCAGCAGCAGATCGAGCAGATCGCCACCACCCTCCACGGCCTCGACCGCGAGCAGCTCGCGCAGATCCCGAGCGCCTCCGGGATGAGCCTCGGCGCGCTGGCCCGGCACGTGCTGCTGGTCGTCGAGCGCGCCTCCGGGACCATCACCGCCGCCCCCGAGGCACCCCCGGCGCCCGCCCGCGCCCCCCAGCAGCTCCAGGCCGAGGGCACCATCGCTCCCGACGCCCTGCGCGCAGAGGACACCGCCGACTCGCTGAGCACGGAGCTCCACCGCGCCGGGAAGGAGCTCGCCGCCGCGATCCACGCCGCCGCTCCGGAGACCCGCGGCCCCGTTCCCGGCCAGCCCTGGTTCGAGGGGCGCCAGACCTGGACGATGCGCTGGTACGCACTGCACCTGATCGAGGAGAACGCCCGCCACGCCGGCCACGCGGACATCCTGCGCGAGTCCCTGGACGGCAAGGGCGCCTACGAGCTCAACGCCCTCGTGGCCGGGCAGACCTGGCCACCGCCCGGATGGTGA
- a CDS encoding DinB family protein has product MTSDETTQNEQLRGTGGDLPTVLLDQIELHVREHLRPRLEGLTDEEYFFDPSGSGRAWTIHPRTPEGEQPPTPFQGGSGAMAIDFEIPEPEPAPLTTIAWRLGHIIVGLLAMRSHDHLGGPPADYMSWDYAATATEALAQFDTEYERWITGVRSWDAEDLQVAVGEAEGPWAEHSRATLVAHLNRELIHHLAEIALLRDLWAHRG; this is encoded by the coding sequence ATGACCAGTGATGAGACGACCCAGAACGAGCAGCTCCGCGGCACCGGCGGCGACCTGCCCACCGTGCTGCTCGACCAGATCGAGCTCCATGTCCGCGAGCACCTGCGCCCTCGGCTCGAGGGGCTCACCGACGAGGAGTACTTCTTCGACCCCTCCGGCTCCGGCCGTGCCTGGACGATCCATCCGCGCACCCCGGAGGGGGAGCAGCCGCCCACCCCGTTCCAGGGCGGCTCCGGGGCGATGGCGATCGACTTCGAGATCCCCGAGCCCGAACCCGCGCCGCTGACCACGATCGCCTGGCGGCTCGGCCACATCATCGTGGGCCTGCTCGCGATGCGCAGCCACGACCACCTCGGCGGCCCGCCCGCGGACTACATGAGCTGGGACTACGCCGCGACCGCGACGGAGGCGCTGGCCCAGTTCGATACGGAGTACGAGCGCTGGATCACCGGTGTGCGCAGCTGGGACGCGGAGGACCTCCAGGTCGCCGTCGGCGAGGCGGAGGGTCCGTGGGCCGAGCACTCCCGCGCCACGCTCGTCGCCCATCTGAACCGTGAGCTCATCCATCACCTCGCCGAGATCGCGCTGCTGCGCGACCTGTGGGCACACCGGGGGTGA
- a CDS encoding IclR family transcriptional regulator: MTAAESRTPGSITGPTDPASGSSPVGSVDKALMLLQILAAAGPEGMSLRDIAAESGLNKASVHRLLRALMHRGFADQSASDQQYHLGSAALDLTPAFGAGENLQTLFAPVLASISQRTQELVHLGQMDGTRVLYLDKVEPERTVRVWSRIGSRAPAARTAMGRAMLAADGVRAEALAAYAQATEGEETGTVISAAHLAEVLEQTAGRGWSAEVEENEAGIACVGVALTRSSGRSIAVSVTGPIERMGTARRAAIGQLLREELTRLAPQGYALPPRG, translated from the coding sequence ATGACCGCCGCAGAATCGAGAACTCCCGGATCGATCACCGGGCCGACGGACCCGGCCTCGGGCTCCAGCCCCGTCGGCAGCGTGGACAAGGCGCTGATGCTGCTGCAGATCCTCGCCGCGGCCGGCCCCGAGGGGATGTCCCTGCGCGACATCGCTGCGGAGAGCGGGCTGAACAAGGCCTCGGTGCATCGGCTGTTGCGGGCGCTCATGCACCGCGGCTTCGCCGACCAGTCCGCGAGCGACCAGCAGTACCACCTGGGCTCGGCCGCGCTGGACCTCACCCCGGCCTTCGGTGCCGGCGAGAACCTGCAGACCCTGTTCGCCCCGGTGCTGGCGAGCATCTCCCAGCGCACCCAGGAGCTGGTGCACCTGGGGCAGATGGACGGCACGAGGGTGCTCTACCTGGACAAGGTCGAGCCCGAGCGCACGGTGCGGGTGTGGTCGCGGATCGGCAGTCGGGCCCCGGCGGCGCGCACCGCGATGGGGCGCGCGATGCTCGCGGCCGACGGCGTGCGTGCCGAGGCGCTGGCCGCGTACGCGCAGGCCACCGAGGGCGAGGAGACCGGGACCGTGATCTCTGCGGCGCATCTCGCCGAGGTCCTCGAGCAGACCGCCGGTCGCGGCTGGTCCGCGGAGGTCGAGGAGAACGAGGCGGGCATCGCCTGCGTGGGCGTCGCCCTGACGCGCAGCAGCGGGCGCTCGATCGCGGTGAGCGTGACCGGTCCGATCGAGCGGATGGGCACGGCACGTCGCGCAGCGATCGGGCAGCTGCTGCGCGAGGAGCTCACCCGGCTCGCGCCGCAGGGCTACGCGCTGCCCCCGCGGGGCTGA
- the manD gene encoding D-mannonate dehydratase ManD codes for MAIERLDVNVTSPGRNFVTARITTSDGLTGLGDATLNGRELAVASYLRDHVAPTLIGRDESQIESIWQYLYRSPYWRRGPVTMAAVAAIDMALWDIAAKKAGEPLYKLLGGASRTGLLSYAHASGTTIDTLNDAIRGYLDQGFQAVRIQAGVPGLGQIYGVHDAAPGGKYEYEPAGRATVRAGGAAMRPTEETWDTAAYLRHLPTVFAGVREEFGPELHLLHDGHHRMTPLEAAKLAKRIEPFDPFWLEDCTPGEDQAALRLVRHHSVTPLAIGEVFNSVYDYQTLITERLIDYVRSSATHAGGITGLRQIMSFAAIYGIRSGFHGPTDVSPVGMAANLHLGLAIHNFGIQEYMPHSETTLSVFRTSYRFADGLLHPGENPGLGVELDEEAAARHAYQPAYLPVNRLRDGTVHDW; via the coding sequence ATGGCCATCGAACGCCTCGACGTGAACGTCACCAGCCCCGGCCGCAACTTCGTCACCGCGAGGATCACCACCTCCGACGGTCTCACCGGCCTCGGCGACGCCACCCTGAACGGGCGTGAGCTCGCGGTCGCCTCCTATCTGCGCGACCACGTCGCCCCCACCCTGATCGGCCGTGACGAGTCGCAGATCGAATCGATCTGGCAGTACCTCTACCGCAGCCCGTACTGGCGCCGTGGCCCGGTCACCATGGCGGCCGTTGCCGCGATCGACATGGCGCTGTGGGATATCGCCGCGAAGAAGGCCGGCGAGCCGCTGTACAAGCTGCTCGGCGGCGCCTCCCGCACCGGGCTGCTCAGCTACGCCCACGCCTCCGGCACCACGATCGATACGCTCAACGATGCGATCCGCGGCTATCTGGACCAGGGCTTCCAGGCGGTGCGGATCCAGGCCGGGGTGCCCGGCCTCGGCCAGATCTACGGTGTCCACGATGCCGCCCCGGGCGGGAAGTACGAGTACGAGCCGGCGGGTCGCGCGACAGTGAGGGCCGGGGGTGCGGCGATGCGGCCGACGGAGGAGACCTGGGATACCGCCGCCTACCTCCGCCACCTGCCCACCGTCTTCGCCGGGGTGCGCGAGGAGTTCGGTCCCGAGCTGCACCTGCTGCATGACGGCCACCATCGGATGACCCCGCTCGAGGCCGCGAAGCTCGCCAAGCGGATCGAGCCCTTCGATCCGTTCTGGCTCGAGGACTGCACCCCCGGGGAGGACCAGGCGGCGCTGCGCCTGGTGCGCCACCACTCGGTGACGCCGCTCGCGATCGGCGAGGTGTTCAACTCCGTCTACGACTACCAGACGCTGATCACGGAGCGGCTGATCGACTACGTGCGCTCCTCGGCCACCCACGCCGGCGGCATCACCGGGCTGCGCCAGATCATGAGCTTCGCCGCGATCTACGGCATCCGCTCCGGCTTCCACGGCCCCACCGACGTCTCCCCGGTGGGTATGGCCGCGAACCTGCACCTGGGGCTCGCGATCCACAACTTCGGGATCCAGGAGTACATGCCGCACTCCGAGACCACACTGTCCGTGTTCCGCACCAGCTACCGCTTCGCGGACGGTCTGCTGCATCCGGGGGAGAACCCGGGCCTCGGGGTCGAGCTCGACGAGGAGGCGGCGGCCCGGCACGCGTACCAGCCCGCCTATCTGCCGGTGAACCGGCTGCGGGACGGGACCGTGCACGACTGGTGA
- a CDS encoding gamma-glutamyltransferase family protein gives MSASTHWIATACMQSVLERGGNAFDAATAGGFVLHVVEPHLNGPGGDMTALLATAEDPAPVVVMGQGPAPAGASIEHFRAEGLTAVPGTGALAAAVPQAVDAWLLVLEEKGTWELADVLAYAIDCAENGHPVLARVSAQIETVAQTFTEHWPSSAALWMPDGTPPQPGQLLRNPKYAAVLRDLVAAGDGIGEDTADGSAARDGRGARIAAARERWRTGPVARAIAEFVRTPHRHSDGADHAGVLTMEDLAGAVARFEPAATTTFRGWTVAKTAAWGQGPALLETLGILDGLPDDQLDPSTERGAHTVLETLKLALADRDAHFGDADVDLEQLLSPEHLAARRALLTEEASHQFRPSPLGGGPSALPPLLTAEEHALASGGTVDHGGSGEPTVRATGEARGDTCHLDVVDRWGNLISATPSGGWLQSSPAIPGLGFCLGTRLQMMWLDEQLPSALRPGRRPRTTLTPTLVLRDGEPVLACGSPGGDQQDQWQLLFLLRVLVGGLELQQAIDAPALHTLSMPGSFWPRTWSPGRAVVEDRLGDEVIAALEARGHEVVRAGDWSLGRVSCVMRDPATGILRAAANSRGAQGYAAGR, from the coding sequence ATGTCCGCCTCGACCCACTGGATCGCGACGGCCTGCATGCAGAGCGTGCTCGAGCGCGGCGGGAACGCCTTCGATGCCGCCACCGCGGGCGGCTTCGTGCTGCATGTGGTGGAACCGCATCTGAACGGCCCCGGCGGGGACATGACCGCGCTCCTGGCGACCGCCGAGGACCCCGCCCCCGTGGTGGTGATGGGGCAGGGCCCCGCCCCGGCCGGCGCGAGCATCGAGCACTTCCGCGCCGAGGGGCTCACCGCCGTGCCCGGCACCGGCGCCCTCGCCGCCGCCGTGCCGCAGGCGGTGGACGCCTGGCTGCTGGTGCTCGAGGAGAAGGGGACCTGGGAGCTCGCGGACGTCCTGGCCTACGCGATCGACTGCGCAGAGAACGGACACCCCGTGCTCGCCCGGGTCAGTGCCCAGATCGAGACGGTCGCACAGACCTTCACCGAGCACTGGCCGAGCTCCGCCGCGCTGTGGATGCCGGACGGCACACCACCGCAGCCCGGCCAGCTGCTGCGCAACCCCAAGTATGCGGCTGTGCTGCGGGACCTGGTCGCCGCCGGTGACGGCATCGGCGAGGACACCGCCGACGGGTCCGCCGCCCGGGACGGCCGCGGGGCACGGATCGCCGCCGCCCGGGAGCGCTGGCGCACCGGGCCCGTCGCCCGCGCCATCGCCGAGTTCGTGCGCACCCCGCACCGCCACTCCGACGGGGCCGACCACGCCGGGGTGCTGACGATGGAGGATCTGGCCGGGGCCGTGGCCCGCTTCGAGCCCGCGGCCACCACCACCTTCCGCGGCTGGACGGTCGCGAAGACCGCCGCCTGGGGGCAGGGCCCCGCCCTGCTCGAGACCCTCGGCATCCTCGACGGTCTCCCGGACGACCAGCTCGATCCCTCCACCGAGCGCGGCGCCCACACCGTCCTCGAGACCCTCAAGCTGGCGCTCGCCGACCGCGACGCCCACTTCGGGGACGCGGACGTGGACCTCGAGCAGCTGCTGTCCCCGGAGCACCTCGCCGCCCGGCGCGCCCTGCTCACCGAGGAGGCCTCCCACCAGTTCCGCCCGAGCCCGCTCGGTGGCGGCCCGTCGGCCCTGCCGCCGCTGCTGACCGCGGAGGAACACGCCCTGGCCAGCGGCGGCACCGTCGACCACGGCGGCTCCGGGGAGCCGACGGTCAGGGCGACAGGGGAGGCGCGCGGGGACACCTGCCATCTCGACGTGGTGGACCGGTGGGGCAACCTCATCAGCGCCACCCCCTCCGGCGGCTGGCTCCAGTCCTCACCCGCCATCCCCGGCCTCGGCTTCTGCCTCGGCACCCGCCTGCAGATGATGTGGCTGGACGAGCAGCTGCCGTCGGCGCTGCGTCCCGGCCGCCGACCGCGCACCACGCTCACCCCGACCCTGGTGCTCCGCGACGGCGAGCCCGTCCTCGCCTGCGGCTCGCCGGGCGGTGACCAGCAGGATCAGTGGCAGCTGCTGTTCCTGCTGCGGGTGCTGGTGGGCGGGCTCGAGCTCCAGCAGGCGATCGACGCCCCGGCCCTGCACACCCTCTCGATGCCCGGCTCCTTCTGGCCCCGCACCTGGTCCCCGGGCCGAGCGGTGGTCGAGGACCGCCTCGGCGACGAGGTCATCGCCGCACTGGAGGCACGCGGCCACGAGGTGGTCCGCGCCGGGGACTGGTCCCTGGGGCGGGTGTCGTGCGTGATGCGTGACCCCGCGACCGGGATCCTCCGCGCCGCCGCGAACTCCCGCGGAGCCCAGGGCTACGCCGCCGGGCGCTGA
- a CDS encoding MFS transporter codes for MTSQLTEPSTPPTPGPAPSTTKNTAKNTAPTLREAFHQPKSVWAIAFAATVSFMGIGLVDPILPAISSQLDATPSQAMLLFTSYLFITAIAMFFTSWFASKVGVKRTLLVGLLLVVLFAALASGAGSVEQIIGLRAGWGLGNALFISTALAAIVGATTGPSAGAIILYETALGIGLAVGPLLGGLLGAISWRAPFAGTAVLMGIGVLAIVVLLRKEAKPAHVSPLAALRALGHPALRTLALTAVFYNFAFFTLLAYSPFPLEAAAAAHGMEFGALGIGGVFFGWGTGLAITSVFVAPLLTRRLGLIRTLVTTLGLLTVLMVVMSLAHSSMTGLIVLIVIGGLLLGIMNTALTETVMEATDLPRGVASSAYSGVRFLGGAIAPAVAGPLAAATTVGAPYALAAGALVLSILMLILGRKHLAAVGSHEELTEVEEAEAITAGDEV; via the coding sequence ATGACCTCACAGCTCACCGAACCCTCGACGCCGCCCACCCCGGGCCCCGCGCCGAGCACCACGAAGAACACCGCGAAGAACACCGCACCCACCCTGCGCGAGGCGTTCCACCAGCCGAAGTCCGTGTGGGCCATCGCCTTCGCCGCGACCGTGTCCTTCATGGGCATTGGCCTGGTGGACCCGATCCTGCCCGCGATCAGCAGCCAGCTGGACGCCACCCCGTCGCAAGCGATGCTGCTGTTCACCAGCTACCTGTTCATCACCGCGATCGCCATGTTCTTCACCAGCTGGTTCGCCTCGAAGGTCGGGGTCAAGCGCACCCTGCTGGTGGGTCTGCTGCTGGTGGTGCTGTTCGCGGCGCTGGCCTCCGGCGCCGGGAGCGTTGAACAGATCATCGGGCTGCGCGCCGGCTGGGGTCTGGGCAATGCCCTGTTCATCTCCACCGCGCTGGCCGCGATCGTCGGCGCCACCACCGGCCCCAGCGCGGGCGCGATCATCCTCTACGAGACCGCGCTCGGCATCGGCCTGGCCGTCGGCCCGCTGCTGGGCGGGCTGCTCGGCGCCATCTCCTGGCGCGCCCCCTTCGCCGGCACCGCCGTGCTCATGGGCATCGGGGTCCTGGCGATCGTCGTGCTGCTGCGGAAGGAAGCGAAGCCCGCTCACGTCTCGCCGCTCGCCGCGCTGCGCGCCCTGGGCCACCCGGCGCTGCGCACCCTCGCGCTGACAGCGGTCTTCTACAACTTCGCGTTCTTCACCCTGCTGGCCTACTCGCCGTTCCCGCTCGAGGCGGCCGCCGCTGCGCACGGGATGGAGTTCGGGGCGCTGGGCATCGGGGGCGTGTTCTTCGGCTGGGGCACGGGGCTCGCGATCACCTCGGTGTTCGTCGCACCGCTGCTCACGCGCCGCCTGGGGCTGATCCGCACACTGGTGACCACGCTGGGGCTGCTCACCGTGCTGATGGTGGTGATGAGCCTCGCCCACTCCTCGATGACCGGCCTGATCGTGCTGATCGTGATCGGCGGGCTCCTGCTGGGCATCATGAACACCGCCCTCACCGAGACGGTCATGGAGGCCACCGACCTCCCGCGCGGCGTCGCGAGCTCCGCCTACTCGGGCGTGCGCTTCCTCGGCGGTGCGATCGCCCCGGCCGTGGCCGGTCCGCTCGCCGCGGCGACCACCGTCGGCGCCCCGTATGCGCTGGCCGCAGGAGCACTGGTGCTGTCGATCCTGATGCTGATCCTGGGGCGGAAGCACCTGGCCGCCGTCGGCTCGCACGAGGAGCTGACCGAGGTCGAGGAGGCCGAGGCGATCACCGCTGGCGACGAGGTCTGA
- a CDS encoding MarR family winged helix-turn-helix transcriptional regulator, which yields MTTTPAAPAELPQHLALVCSQFSRLAARRSDVGVGTVSWRVVATIERHGPLRLSEIADRERVSRPTATTVIKRLEEEGLVGRTPDPTDSRSSLISTTTQGSAQLAAWRQQLAHGVGGLLDQLPAEDFAALERAAEILSRLVDAHDG from the coding sequence ATGACGACCACTCCCGCCGCTCCCGCCGAGCTCCCCCAGCACCTGGCGCTGGTGTGCTCCCAGTTCTCACGCCTGGCCGCGCGGCGCTCCGACGTGGGCGTAGGGACCGTGTCCTGGCGCGTGGTCGCCACTATCGAGCGGCACGGGCCGCTGCGCCTGAGCGAGATCGCGGACCGCGAGCGGGTCTCCCGCCCCACGGCCACCACCGTGATCAAGCGCCTCGAGGAGGAGGGGCTCGTGGGGCGCACCCCCGATCCCACCGACTCCCGCTCCTCGCTGATCAGCACCACCACCCAGGGCTCCGCCCAGCTCGCCGCCTGGCGGCAGCAGCTGGCACACGGCGTGGGCGGGCTGCTCGATCAGCTTCCCGCCGAGGACTTCGCCGCCCTCGAGCGGGCCGCCGAGATCCTCTCGCGCCTCGTCGACGCCCACGACGGATGA
- a CDS encoding sugar kinase encodes MSAAPRVVTLGETMALMHSGTIGSLAHLPSVELAIGGAESNLAIGLSRLGVPTAWVGRVGDDPLGMRVVREIRGEGVEVHCAVDPQRPTGLMIKSRPTGATTRVDYYRSGSAASAIAPADLPEQLIERAELLHISGITPLLSASAHATVLTAVRRAVATGATVSLDVNHRSRLGSRDHLAELLGEILEHVDILIGGPEELALLAPEIDASAPSELLEALTRPGRQVVAKLGPDGAAALAEGRLHEAAGHVVDVVDTVGAGDAFVAGYLSAHLEGLGVPQQLERANACGALACTVPGDWEGAPRPHELAALLAGGSADPVSR; translated from the coding sequence ATGAGCGCCGCACCGCGCGTGGTCACCCTCGGCGAGACCATGGCGCTGATGCACAGCGGCACCATCGGCTCCCTCGCCCACCTGCCGTCCGTGGAGCTCGCGATCGGCGGTGCGGAATCGAATCTGGCGATCGGGCTGAGCCGGCTCGGGGTGCCCACGGCATGGGTGGGCCGGGTGGGCGACGATCCGCTGGGGATGCGGGTGGTGCGGGAGATCCGCGGCGAGGGCGTCGAGGTCCATTGCGCAGTCGATCCGCAGCGGCCGACGGGCCTGATGATCAAGTCGCGCCCCACCGGCGCCACCACTCGCGTGGACTATTACCGCAGCGGCTCTGCCGCCTCCGCCATCGCCCCAGCCGATCTCCCCGAGCAGCTCATCGAGCGGGCAGAGCTCCTGCACATCAGCGGGATCACCCCGCTGCTCTCGGCGAGCGCGCATGCCACCGTCCTGACCGCCGTGCGGCGCGCGGTCGCGACGGGGGCGACGGTGAGCTTGGACGTGAACCACCGCTCCCGACTCGGATCCCGCGACCACCTCGCCGAGCTGCTGGGCGAGATCCTCGAGCATGTCGACATCCTCATCGGCGGCCCCGAGGAGCTCGCGCTGCTCGCCCCGGAGATCGACGCCTCAGCACCCTCCGAGCTGCTGGAGGCCCTGACCCGGCCGGGACGGCAGGTGGTGGCGAAGCTCGGGCCCGACGGCGCCGCCGCGCTCGCCGAGGGCCGACTCCATGAGGCGGCGGGCCACGTCGTGGACGTGGTGGACACCGTCGGCGCGGGAGACGCCTTCGTCGCGGGCTACCTCAGCGCCCACCTCGAGGGGCTGGGGGTCCCGCAGCAGCTGGAGCGGGCGAACGCCTGCGGGGCCCTGGCCTGCACCGTTCCCGGGGATTGGGAGGGAGCGCCCCGCCCGCATGAGCTCGCGGCCCTGCTCGCCGGCGGCAGCGCGGATCCGGTGAGCCGCTGA
- a CDS encoding bifunctional 4-hydroxy-2-oxoglutarate aldolase/2-dehydro-3-deoxy-phosphogluconate aldolase: protein MAATHRPSLPERTAAARLIVVIRGERAEQYAPVLEALADAGIRSVELTLSTPGTLAELARLHERFGTRMDIGVGTVTDPADLRTAAAHGADFIVTPITRADLLDEAAAAGIPIVPGGLTPSELHAGWSAGAAAVKVFPASVVGPGYVKDLRGPSPASGWSPRAGWTSKPQGTGCGPGPRPSPWAGPWSAMRCGAAASRRSPSAPRSSST, encoded by the coding sequence ATGGCCGCCACGCACCGCCCGTCCCTGCCCGAACGCACCGCCGCCGCCCGGCTGATCGTCGTGATCCGCGGTGAGCGCGCCGAGCAGTACGCTCCGGTCCTCGAGGCGCTCGCCGACGCCGGCATCCGTTCGGTGGAGCTGACCCTGTCCACCCCCGGCACCCTCGCAGAGCTGGCGAGGCTGCATGAGCGGTTCGGCACCCGGATGGACATCGGCGTCGGCACCGTCACGGATCCCGCTGATCTCCGCACCGCCGCCGCGCACGGCGCGGACTTCATCGTCACCCCGATCACCCGCGCGGACCTGCTCGATGAGGCGGCGGCCGCCGGCATCCCGATCGTGCCCGGCGGCCTGACCCCGAGCGAGCTGCATGCGGGCTGGTCCGCCGGCGCTGCGGCGGTCAAGGTGTTCCCCGCCTCCGTGGTGGGCCCCGGCTACGTCAAGGATCTGCGCGGCCCTTCCCCGGCATCCGGGTGGTCCCCTCGGGCGGGGTGGACCTCGAAGCCGCAAGGGACTGGCTGCGGGCCGGGGCCGAGGCCGTCTCCGTGGGCGGGCCCCTGGTCGGCGATGCGCTGCGGGGCGGCAGCCTCCAGGCGCTCGCCGAGCGCGCCGCGCAGTTCGTCGACGTGA